DNA from Cottoperca gobio chromosome 4, fCotGob3.1, whole genome shotgun sequence:
tTGAGACACAAGTATAACCAGCAGAATTAGCTGCGAGTTCAATGAAACGTTTTGTCTCaaagaaatagttcaacatACTTTTTATGTGTTTCAGCTAACTCTGTGAAAGTGAAACAGCACATGAACTAAAACCAAACCTCAAACTACGCCTACAAATATTACCAAAGGtccagaaagagagaaagaaagagaaagtcttttgcttttcttgtcTCGTGTTTCCTGCAGAGTGAATCTGAAGATAATGTGATAAAGAGTCTTTCAAAATGCTCTTAATAAGCAAGAAAAGTCTTGGGACCTCTTTTAAAATATTACCTGCAGACCCAGTTGATTattaatacttaatatttaTCTTGTGTTGTGATGCCTCCACCAGGGGGAAATGGCCCTTTAAGTCTCATCCCATGTAATGAGCAGCCAGTAATATCCACAGTATTTCAGatcctacacacacagtgtgatcATATATGGAGTTTTTCTCTGGGACTGGAATCTCTGGGGTACTGATAAAGACCGCCATGACTCTGTTTATCAGAGGAACATATTTCTCATTGAGAAAACAGTGATTCATTGTGGAAATGGTACACTGGTGGGCACAGGGCGTACAGAGGGAAGCTGATTGTGTAATATATCAACACTATGTGCAGATACGGGGAGCGTGATATTAACTTCTAGACTTTAATCTGTTTGCCTAACCAGCCCACTGTCAGCCGACAGTAAATAgattatatctttttttttgaaGCTTGGAGAATTACTTTGTGTATTAAACTAGTTTTGGCTACttttgttatataaataaatgttatgtggTTAAATTAGGTAGTAAACTGCCTTCAATAATAAAGCTAGTCATTCCCTACATCACCCCTGTATGAAGAATTATGTATAGTCCTAATATTATTTGACAAAACAACATGCAGTGACATCAATTGTTTCATCATTGccttgtgggtaatgtaggcgccatATCTCTGGTTTTCCTGCATTGATTTTGGTCTTTCTTTTAACTTTCCATCGAGAGTCCGACAATATTTAAAGGTGTACAATGCTAAATTGGTGGAGGACTATTTCAAATGAGAGTACTAAACATAACTGCACTTGAACCTTAAAGGAAGCAAGATACACTTTCCTATAAACTAGACAATATGGTTGCCTGGATCAAAATTTAAGTAAGAGGTCATTAGAGGTCGTTGAACAGCAGCTCGACTAAAAAATGATTCTTCCAGCTAAGAAAACATTATGGATTATTGTAAGACATTTTGGAGGTCTCCCCAAAACTATCTATAAACTTCCATTTATTCAGAACTCTTCGTATGTGAATAAACGCAAACTCAGGGCAAGATGTATCTGTTTTAAATCAActtttaaaagacacatttacttAACCTCACATACAAACAGTGTCTCCATCACACACtcttattttcttacatgtgcTGAACAAatcttatttaaatataattgttattaGTTGATTAGATTTAAACTCCTTTATTGCACTCTTAtcttaaagtttattttaagcTTGAGTACTATTTGTAACTGTTTATTATGCTTTACTTCTTAATGTAAAACATCAATGCTAATCAGTATGCTAGCAGCAAAGCCAATAGTATGAGTAGCAGTGATGATCAATGTTTACTTGAATACAGTTTATGTTGCCTCTTGTATCAGTTGATTTAGTAGCTTCCCTCTATCGATGAAGgctaatataaaaaatatttttaaaaagccaaaCATTACTAAGGTGACCCACAGCGACCTGCTGCCTcctcaatctttatttttccaCTTTCTCCACAATCTTTCTCCTCTCCAGACGATTACGTACTTCCTAAGAAAGCTCACTGTTTGGGCTGCCCCATGTCGATCGATGAGAACTCAGAGGACCTCAGGGTTCCTCTTATGCTCTCCATCTCCAAGTATAACGCCATGTCCGACTCTACTCACCTGTTCAACCTGCACACTGTGGGCCCCTCCACCAGACAGGTAGAAACTGGGTGAtatgaggagagaggggagtggGAAGAATGTCCGCTGTTTCTTTTCCACCTACATCTGCATGTGTCCCTGTAGGTTGTCGCAGGTTTCAGGTTCAAGCTGAGGTTTGACATGAGCAAGACCATCTGCGCCAAGAGCGAACACAAAGACCTCAACGATGTGTGTGTCCCCGACGATGAGAACGTggtaaacatgaacacacaacacatattaCAGCTGGAATAATGTCATCCAGGCAATTGATAGATTATGAGGCAAGACCTCCAGActgaaagagacaaaacgacaaTGTGACACACTTGAACTGCATTTTACAGCTGGACCACAActcagagacacaaaaacaacttgttGTTTGTATTCGTTTTGCATCTTTTTGCAGTCATTCTGagtcactttgttgttgttttgtctctatTGTAGTCgctttgtatctctttgtggttggTTTGTGTCACTGCCCCCTGACCACTCAGTAATCCATCTAATGACCCAGGATTATTTGACcgatgtgtctctctgtgtttgtttgtgtgtgcaggagttCGCTAACTGTAACTCTACAGTGGATATCGCACCATGGAGATTTGAGGTCCCACAGGCCACTATAGAGTGTGAACCGGGCTTAATGTCCACGGTGAGACCCACTTTTCACAAGATAGTCAAACATTTGGCCGCTTttagaaatggaagaaaaactCTGATATACATCTCTAATGTTgatgaaaatgttatgttattaaGGTGTTATTAAGTTTTATGTGTCAGCTCTCATTTCTTAAAAAGCATATAAGCAAATCATTCCCAATTCAAATATCAAACATGAGCACCATGAGcgttcatttggagtcgtgtttccaATACTCAGTCCACTTTCATTTCACCAACAAGACAAATATTTTATATGAACTGGACTTTGCCAGCTAGTTGTTAACTTTTGTTAGTTCTTTTCAAACGTTAATGCCACTGCAACCCTTTTTAGCCTACTACTTCCTCTGTGATATTCCATGCTTGTACATAACCAATTACCTATTAGATTACAATGAATGCCTTTAATCTACTGACATGTTGGATAGTTATGTTGAAAGTGAAATTTAGACATCAAAAGTGTAAATAAGTGTAAAATACGTTGCcagcactccccccccccctttcccatTGTACACCCAATCCAGTCTCGCTACACTATCActcataaaatgttgttttaaactgtGTCTTACTGTACTTCTATCTTCAGATATTAACCAGGCGCCGTCCTCCCGGCTGGTCTCCTCTCAGAAACATTCTGTTCGATGATCCCTCCACCACCTCATCTCCAACCACAACCACACCCCCCTCCATCAAGGCTTCAGCCAAAGAAGAGTCTTCTGAGGAGGACACCACAGCATCCAAACTATCCCCCTCCCCTGATGTGGCCACAGAAGCTGTGAATGACAGCCCCTTCCACTGCCCGTCCAAGCCCTGGAAACCTTTCAACCCAGTCCAACCTGCAGCTCCGACGAAGGCCGCCACAGAGGAGGCCACCGGACAGCCCACCGCAGACGGAGCCTTTAGTGATAAAGACCTGGAGGCATAAATGTATCCTCAATGGATCcacatttatattcaaaatgATCTCACTTTTCACTCTCTCCCAACTATTTTAGTGTATTTCATAGACTAGTCCTCTATCATACTGAGTTGCATTgcagggttgttgtttttttggaaggAACATCTTCAAGGGTgtgattttaaatgcaaaagATTTATGATgtgagaaaacagaagaaaataaactgtattGGATATctgcaagaaaataaaagtttgttcTGTGCGCTGGTTTTATACGTGAATATAAATGCAGTTAATcaataatgtgtttctttcctgTACTCACTAACTTCCACATGGATAAGTTCCGCCATGTTTTATAACAAGACAGAGGTCAC
Protein-coding regions in this window:
- the kng1 gene encoding kininogen-1 isoform X2, coding for MTDDPSVQNKYLKDNLTSQESSFQYYRLYCVSSSFSGFPPTVSGELHSVVFPFKPGRIDSRPPPSQTSRNIHQDPTMSSGVRLCVLGLLCLHSAVFGKLLDVPPGVLIFCDDPSVEKAVNSSVNKFNERLHTGNKLALFQILTASKSENGSDSVYSLQFTARRSNCPASSNKPWNECDYVPNRRQEPISCNSIVYMTETEADTRQVDCVPDDYVLPKKAHCLGCPMSIDENSEDLRVPLMLSISKYNAMSDSTHLFNLHTVGPSTRQVVAGFRFKLRFDMSKTICAKSEHKDLNDVCVPDDENVEFANCNSTVDIAPWRFEVPQATIECEPGLMSTILTRRRPPGWSPLRNILFDDPSTTSSPTTTTPPSIKASAKEESSEEDTTASKLSPSPDVATEAVNDSPFHCPSKPWKPFNPVQPAAPTKAATEEATGQPTADGAFSDKDLEA
- the kng1 gene encoding kininogen-1 isoform X1; its protein translation is MTDDPSVQNKYLKDNLTSQESSFQYYRLYCVSSSFSGFPPTVSGELHSVVFPFKPGRIDSRPPPSQTQSRNIHQDPTMSSGVRLCVLGLLCLHSAVFGKLLDVPPGVLIFCDDPSVEKAVNSSVNKFNERLHTGNKLALFQILTASKSENGSDSVYSLQFTARRSNCPASSNKPWNECDYVPNRRQEPISCNSIVYMTETEADTRQVDCVPDDYVLPKKAHCLGCPMSIDENSEDLRVPLMLSISKYNAMSDSTHLFNLHTVGPSTRQVVAGFRFKLRFDMSKTICAKSEHKDLNDVCVPDDENVEFANCNSTVDIAPWRFEVPQATIECEPGLMSTILTRRRPPGWSPLRNILFDDPSTTSSPTTTTPPSIKASAKEESSEEDTTASKLSPSPDVATEAVNDSPFHCPSKPWKPFNPVQPAAPTKAATEEATGQPTADGAFSDKDLEA
- the kng1 gene encoding kininogen-1 isoform X3; this translates as MEDFGMLPLVGIVSSSFSGFPPTVSGELHSVVFPFKPGRIDSRPPPSQTQSRNIHQDPTMSSGVRLCVLGLLCLHSAVFGKLLDVPPGVLIFCDDPSVEKAVNSSVNKFNERLHTGNKLALFQILTASKSENGSDSVYSLQFTARRSNCPASSNKPWNECDYVPNRRQEPISCNSIVYMTETEADTRQVDCVPDDYVLPKKAHCLGCPMSIDENSEDLRVPLMLSISKYNAMSDSTHLFNLHTVGPSTRQVVAGFRFKLRFDMSKTICAKSEHKDLNDVCVPDDENVEFANCNSTVDIAPWRFEVPQATIECEPGLMSTILTRRRPPGWSPLRNILFDDPSTTSSPTTTTPPSIKASAKEESSEEDTTASKLSPSPDVATEAVNDSPFHCPSKPWKPFNPVQPAAPTKAATEEATGQPTADGAFSDKDLEA